In bacterium, the following proteins share a genomic window:
- a CDS encoding alpha/beta hydrolase produces MKYLLIFCFIVATAGCMAPYSNIKPLRSLTELNYPYDVKHQALSNDIDLAYIDEGSGDQTILFIHGLGSYIPAWKKNVETLKSHYRCIAVDLPGYGKSSKKPHSGMMEFYADVMVELIDKLALKNVIVAGHSMGGQIGITMALKYPDKVQKLVLIDPAGFESFTEGEKQWFREVMTVKFVKETPPQQIRANLIANFYNTPDDAEFMITDRIAMRTASDFENYCYTVTRSVHGMVDQPVVDLLDKIEQPTLIVFGENDNLIPNPYLHGGKTADIAAIGKSKIKNSQLVMIPQCGHFAQFEKAEMVNQAVQDFLK; encoded by the coding sequence ATGAAATACCTTTTAATTTTCTGTTTCATAGTAGCAACGGCCGGTTGTATGGCTCCCTACTCTAATATCAAACCACTGCGGTCGTTGACTGAATTGAATTATCCGTACGATGTAAAACATCAGGCATTGAGCAATGATATCGACCTGGCCTATATCGACGAAGGCAGCGGCGATCAAACGATTCTTTTTATTCACGGACTTGGAAGCTACATCCCTGCATGGAAGAAAAACGTCGAAACGTTGAAAAGTCATTATCGGTGTATCGCCGTCGATCTGCCGGGCTACGGCAAATCCAGCAAAAAGCCTCATTCAGGGATGATGGAATTTTATGCCGACGTCATGGTGGAATTGATTGATAAACTGGCCTTAAAAAACGTAATCGTCGCCGGCCATTCGATGGGCGGACAAATCGGAATTACCATGGCATTGAAATATCCGGATAAAGTCCAAAAACTGGTGTTGATTGATCCGGCGGGATTTGAAAGTTTTACCGAGGGCGAGAAACAATGGTTCCGCGAAGTTATGACGGTAAAATTTGTCAAAGAAACGCCTCCGCAACAAATTCGCGCGAATCTCATTGCTAATTTTTACAATACTCCGGATGACGCCGAATTCATGATCACGGATCGTATTGCTATGAGAACCGCTTCCGATTTTGAAAATTATTGTTATACGGTCACTCGATCGGTTCACGGTATGGTTGATCAACCGGTGGTCGATTTATTGGATAAAATCGAACAGCCTACACTGATTGTGTTTGGTGAAAACGACAACCTGATCCCCAATCCGTATTTACACGGCGGAAAAACGGCTGACATTGCCGCTATCGGCAAATCGAAAATTAAAAACAGTCAATTGGTCATGATTCCGCAATGCGGACATTTCGCGCAATTTGAAAAAGCAGAAATGGTCAATCAAGCTGTGCAGGATTTTCTAAAATAA
- a CDS encoding PQQ-like beta-propeller repeat protein, with translation MKTCFILLSLILAGNAITQNVKDFDKQPKLAWQFKTTGPVISSPVIDGNTVYVASLDSGLYAIDLVTGKSKWTFGTFGSIRSTVCIDQDKLFLLGGDTYLYCLNKNTGAELWRFRTFNG, from the coding sequence ATGAAAACCTGTTTCATTCTGCTTTCACTGATTTTAGCCGGTAACGCCATTACGCAAAACGTCAAAGATTTCGATAAACAGCCGAAATTGGCGTGGCAATTTAAAACTACAGGCCCTGTTATTTCGTCTCCGGTCATCGACGGCAATACCGTGTACGTCGCCAGCCTCGACAGCGGGCTTTACGCAATCGATTTGGTAACCGGCAAATCCAAATGGACGTTTGGAACCTTCGGATCAATCCGTTCCACAGTGTGCATCGATCAGGATAAATTATTTTTACTGGGCGGCGACACGTATTTGTATTGCCTGAATAAAAATACGGGCGCTGAATTGTGGCGATTCAGAACTTTCAACGGTTA